In Sphingobacterium thalpophilum, a genomic segment contains:
- a CDS encoding AraC family transcriptional regulator, with protein sequence MNTQDISTDAKYVNRYYMTEVDSFEDSIYCHHAIIAENHISEHCHDKDQFLYTEGGVVFVKTEEKSYFLPARHYLWIPAGIKHSIHPSTPEVVMRNLYFPKAANDAPFYSKMGIYPVNDLLIELIMFTNRWNGNIFPVEEPKYSIATAFKLILPELSLHELPLALPYPSHQKLKDIVTYLEENIEENVSFKKLAGLFNISERTLARLFQKELNMSFIQYYTILRMLTALKLLLDEKLSVNEVALKVGYNSLPTFSNTFNKVVGIRPSEYVKQKELLI encoded by the coding sequence ATGAATACACAAGATATAAGTACAGATGCCAAATATGTCAACCGTTATTATATGACGGAAGTAGACTCATTTGAAGATAGCATTTACTGTCACCACGCTATTATAGCAGAGAACCATATTTCCGAACATTGCCATGATAAGGATCAATTTCTATATACAGAAGGCGGTGTCGTATTTGTTAAAACAGAGGAAAAATCGTATTTTCTACCTGCCCGTCATTATTTGTGGATTCCTGCTGGCATAAAACATAGTATTCATCCAAGTACCCCTGAGGTCGTTATGCGTAATTTATATTTTCCCAAAGCCGCTAATGACGCCCCCTTCTACAGTAAAATGGGGATTTATCCAGTAAATGATCTTTTGATAGAGCTGATTATGTTTACCAACCGCTGGAATGGCAATATCTTTCCGGTCGAAGAACCTAAATATAGTATCGCTACAGCATTCAAGCTTATCCTGCCGGAACTATCGCTGCATGAGCTTCCATTAGCCTTGCCTTATCCTAGTCATCAGAAATTAAAGGATATTGTCACTTACCTCGAAGAAAATATAGAGGAAAATGTCAGCTTTAAAAAACTTGCCGGATTATTTAACATTAGTGAACGCACATTGGCTAGACTATTTCAAAAGGAATTAAATATGTCTTTTATCCAATACTACACGATCCTCAGAATGCTGACCGCACTTAAGCTCCTTTTGGACGAAAAACTAAGCGTAAATGAAGTTGCGCTCAAAGTTGGATACAATAGCCTTCCCACATTTAGCAACACATTCAATAAGGTCGTCGGCATCCGTCCAAGCGAATATGTCAAACAAAAAGAATTGCTTATTTAA
- the rpsT gene encoding 30S ribosomal protein S20 yields the protein MANHKSAIKRIRANATKRLRNRYQAKTTRNAIKKLRHTTSAEEAKTLLPRVISMLDRLAKKNVIHKKKASNNKSKLTKFVNGLA from the coding sequence ATGGCAAATCATAAATCAGCGATCAAAAGAATTAGAGCAAACGCTACTAAACGTTTAAGAAACCGTTACCAAGCAAAAACTACACGTAACGCAATCAAAAAATTACGTCACACTACTTCTGCAGAAGAAGCAAAAACATTGTTACCACGCGTAATTTCTATGCTTGATCGTTTGGCAAAGAAAAATGTGATCCACAAGAAAAAAGCTTCTAACAACAAATCGAAGTTAACAAAATTTGTTAACGGTTTAGCGTAA
- a CDS encoding DNA alkylation repair protein, which yields MDKITSKVQIREIVAAAKQQGQQSGIESFMLSLQACLLKKKVRFPLLEFAAREIMLFLPETEQLHLTDRLIATTEMGSYVLTGIILQQTLPEHFEQSIHKACTYITIGNQWYVCDIIGERVIGHALLTSPKKAIPLLEELAHHSDKWIVRTIGVATHYAVKKGLSATYVNILLNLLISLSNTTDFHVKKGIGWGAKTIAKFHPDLVACYSKAIESPETKQWFRTKITIGLNRHNLRTKQNRQEDTTIHLNQ from the coding sequence ATGGACAAAATTACCAGTAAAGTACAGATCCGAGAAATTGTCGCAGCCGCGAAACAGCAAGGACAGCAATCCGGTATAGAATCTTTTATGTTAAGCTTACAAGCGTGTTTACTGAAAAAGAAAGTTCGTTTTCCCCTTCTGGAGTTTGCGGCCAGGGAAATTATGCTATTCCTACCTGAAACCGAGCAGTTACACTTAACAGATCGTCTCATTGCCACAACAGAAATGGGAAGTTATGTTTTAACGGGAATAATTCTCCAGCAAACTCTCCCCGAACACTTCGAACAATCCATCCATAAAGCCTGTACCTATATAACCATAGGTAATCAATGGTACGTCTGTGATATCATCGGCGAACGCGTAATTGGTCATGCGCTGTTGACTTCGCCTAAAAAAGCAATACCTCTATTAGAAGAATTAGCTCATCATTCTGACAAATGGATTGTCCGAACAATTGGTGTAGCTACACATTATGCCGTAAAAAAAGGCCTATCAGCCACATACGTAAACATTTTATTGAACCTACTGATTTCATTGTCAAACACAACAGATTTTCATGTAAAAAAGGGAATTGGCTGGGGAGCCAAAACAATAGCAAAATTCCATCCCGATCTTGTTGCTTGCTACAGTAAAGCAATTGAATCGCCAGAAACCAAACAATGGTTTCGGACAAAAATTACGATTGGTCTCAATCGCCACAACTTGAGGACTAAACAGAATCGGCAGGAGGATACGACGATTCATCTTAACCAATGA
- a CDS encoding PDZ domain-containing protein produces MDCEASDNLIHDIGLIEKQVAGVQVSMAESLRILHNTIYNVPRAGINVGDGTWGGHEIAYNDVFNTVLETSDHGAFNSWGRDRFWHPNRKEMDELTGKHPNLILLDAVKTTKIHDNRFRCDHGWDIDLDDGSSNYEIYNNLCLSGGLKLREGFYRKVYNNVMINNGFHPHVWFQHSHDVFRNNIVMESHQDIQVKYWGEEVDHNIYGRQDDLDKDRAKGIEKHGRVIQLNFTNPAHGDFRLKNWKDQDFKNFDMLHFGVTSKKLKTLAASPEIPQLIQSEAKEQGSRWSWKSGVFKSVETLGEQSAAGLPAINGVLLLELDEKGNLYKSGLRVGDVVLNYQGEKIDQLIDLQQAIKKHVHADQPKVFIFRNQQQQELTLQL; encoded by the coding sequence ATGGACTGTGAGGCAAGTGACAATCTGATCCATGACATTGGCTTGATCGAAAAACAAGTGGCAGGTGTACAGGTCTCCATGGCTGAATCGCTACGAATTTTGCATAATACCATTTACAATGTTCCTCGAGCAGGTATTAATGTAGGTGATGGGACTTGGGGCGGTCATGAGATCGCTTACAATGATGTTTTTAATACAGTCCTGGAAACCAGCGATCACGGTGCCTTCAACTCATGGGGGCGCGACCGATTTTGGCATCCCAATCGAAAGGAGATGGATGAACTGACGGGGAAACATCCCAATTTAATATTGCTGGACGCAGTCAAAACAACCAAAATTCATGATAATAGATTTCGCTGTGATCACGGTTGGGATATTGATTTGGATGACGGATCTTCCAATTATGAAATTTACAATAACCTTTGTTTAAGTGGAGGACTAAAACTAAGAGAAGGGTTTTATCGCAAAGTGTACAACAACGTGATGATCAACAATGGTTTTCATCCTCATGTATGGTTTCAGCATAGTCACGATGTATTCCGTAATAATATCGTGATGGAGTCCCATCAGGATATACAGGTCAAGTATTGGGGGGAAGAGGTAGACCATAATATTTACGGACGGCAGGATGACCTCGACAAAGATCGAGCAAAAGGCATAGAAAAACATGGTCGGGTTATTCAATTGAACTTTACGAATCCCGCACATGGTGATTTCCGGTTGAAAAACTGGAAGGATCAGGATTTTAAAAATTTTGACATGCTGCATTTTGGCGTTACCAGTAAAAAACTTAAAACTCTTGCCGCTAGTCCTGAAATACCTCAGTTGATCCAATCCGAAGCAAAGGAGCAGGGGAGCAGATGGTCCTGGAAGTCGGGGGTATTTAAATCAGTGGAGACTTTGGGGGAGCAGTCGGCCGCAGGCCTACCCGCGATAAACGGCGTGCTGCTGCTCGAGTTGGATGAAAAAGGCAATCTTTACAAAAGCGGTTTGCGTGTCGGCGATGTTGTATTGAATTATCAGGGCGAGAAAATAGATCAATTAATAGACCTGCAACAAGCGATAAAAAAGCATGTACACGCTGACCAGCCGAAGGTGTTCATTTTTAGAAACCAACAGCAGCAGGAATTAACCCTGCAGCTGTAG
- a CDS encoding DUF1080 domain-containing protein, producing MKFKHIIYSAGILLLSTSLFAKSQDKKPKPIQLFNGKDLKNWTPKIRNHKVGDNYKNTFRVEDGLLKVRYDGYDNFNFQYGHLFYNKEFSAYLLRVTYRFVGEQVNGGEGWAWRNSGAMLHGQDPNTMGVDQDFPISIEGQLLGGNGKDERTTSNLCTPGTNVVIDNKLFTPHCISSTSKTYAGDQWVTADFLVLGDSLVQHILENKVVLQYTKPQIGGGNVSGFDPKVKKDGQLLHKGTISLQSESHPIDFKKVELYDLEPYMKDPNKLKKIIAELLPNLQQ from the coding sequence ATGAAATTCAAACATATCATTTACAGTGCTGGAATCCTATTGCTTAGCACTTCTTTATTTGCCAAATCTCAAGATAAGAAACCCAAACCCATTCAGTTATTTAATGGGAAAGATTTGAAGAACTGGACTCCAAAAATCAGAAACCACAAAGTTGGCGATAATTATAAAAATACATTTCGTGTAGAAGACGGTTTACTCAAGGTAAGATATGATGGTTATGATAATTTCAATTTTCAGTATGGCCATCTGTTCTACAATAAAGAGTTCTCAGCGTATTTGTTGCGCGTCACTTACAGATTTGTCGGTGAACAGGTAAATGGTGGAGAAGGTTGGGCTTGGCGTAATAGCGGAGCCATGCTACATGGACAGGATCCTAATACCATGGGTGTGGATCAAGACTTTCCAATATCTATCGAAGGGCAACTGCTGGGTGGAAATGGCAAGGACGAACGGACCACAAGTAATCTTTGTACACCAGGCACAAACGTTGTGATCGACAATAAGCTATTCACACCACATTGCATCAGCTCAACATCAAAAACCTATGCTGGAGATCAATGGGTAACTGCTGATTTCTTGGTGTTGGGAGACTCTCTTGTGCAACATATCCTTGAAAACAAGGTCGTATTACAGTATACTAAACCCCAAATTGGTGGCGGCAATGTAAGTGGTTTCGATCCCAAAGTGAAGAAAGATGGACAGCTTTTACACAAAGGTACTATTTCACTTCAGAGTGAGAGCCATCCCATTGATTTCAAAAAAGTGGAACTTTACGATTTAGAACCTTACATGAAAGATCCCAACAAATTGAAAAAGATCATCGCAGAGCTACTTCCAAATTTACAGCAATAA
- a CDS encoding IS5 family transposase, with protein MLGKNPEKKPELFRPMLVDFIDHEHELVLLSEKIDWNYFEKEFSPLYSKVGNPSHPIRFMVGCLLLKHLYNLGDETLEKAWIMNPYMQHFCGRVFFEHEFPCDPSNFVHFRKRIGEKGIEKIFAYSVRMHDAKTNTSNFVLSDTTVQENNTSFPTDAKLCKKVIDYCNKIAGNEGIKQRQRYTKVSKQMVRNTYNGKHPKRAKAARKSQRQLKTIAMRLIRELQRNFNAEQQEFYKDLMTLYTKVVTQKRNDADKIYSIHKPFTRCIAKGKAHSQYEFGNKVGLITTANKGKKIILGIKAFLQTPYDGHTIEPLLEQMETGGQKLPKELLYDRGGRGKSEIKGVKISIPSTPRKKDTAYQKQTKRKKFRTRAAIEPIIGHLKTDFRLAKNYFMGETGPQINALLAATAWNMKKMMELLKQKIIFLFYKIQIMLFSNPVFKNKLNSGFC; from the coding sequence ATGTTGGGGAAAAATCCAGAAAAGAAGCCAGAATTATTTCGCCCAATGTTGGTGGATTTTATTGACCACGAGCATGAACTTGTTCTACTTTCAGAAAAAATAGATTGGAATTATTTTGAGAAAGAATTTTCGCCCTTGTATTCCAAAGTGGGCAATCCGAGCCATCCGATTCGGTTTATGGTGGGTTGTTTGCTACTGAAACATTTGTATAATTTGGGCGATGAGACGTTGGAAAAAGCCTGGATCATGAATCCTTATATGCAGCATTTTTGTGGCAGGGTTTTCTTTGAACACGAATTTCCTTGTGACCCGAGTAATTTTGTTCATTTCCGAAAAAGAATTGGCGAAAAAGGTATCGAAAAAATCTTTGCCTACAGCGTAAGAATGCACGATGCCAAGACGAACACCTCAAATTTTGTTTTGTCCGATACTACCGTTCAGGAGAATAATACCTCTTTTCCTACCGATGCAAAATTGTGCAAAAAAGTGATTGATTATTGCAACAAAATAGCCGGAAATGAAGGCATAAAACAAAGACAACGCTACACAAAAGTCAGCAAACAAATGGTGCGCAACACCTACAACGGAAAACATCCCAAGCGGGCAAAAGCGGCAAGGAAATCTCAAAGACAGCTCAAAACCATCGCCATGAGACTGATTCGTGAATTGCAACGGAATTTTAATGCAGAACAGCAAGAATTTTATAAAGATTTAATGACATTGTACACCAAGGTTGTCACACAAAAAAGAAACGATGCCGATAAAATTTACAGCATTCACAAGCCTTTTACCCGATGTATTGCCAAAGGAAAAGCGCATAGCCAGTATGAATTTGGGAATAAGGTAGGTTTGATAACCACCGCCAACAAAGGCAAGAAAATCATTCTCGGGATTAAAGCATTTTTGCAAACTCCTTACGATGGTCACACCATAGAACCACTTTTGGAACAGATGGAAACCGGTGGTCAAAAGCTCCCAAAAGAACTCCTTTACGATAGAGGTGGCAGAGGAAAATCAGAAATAAAGGGCGTGAAAATCTCCATCCCAAGCACTCCAAGAAAAAAAGACACTGCTTATCAAAAGCAGACAAAGCGCAAAAAATTTAGAACCAGAGCGGCAATAGAACCTATCATCGGACATTTAAAAACCGATTTTAGGCTGGCAAAAAATTACTTCATGGGAGAAACGGGACCACAAATCAATGCATTACTAGCTGCAACCGCTTGGAACATGAAGAAAATGATGGAACTACTGAAACAGAAAATTATTTTCTTATTTTATAAGATACAAATTATGCTGTTTTCTAATCCTGTTTTTAAAAATAAATTAAATAGTGGGTTTTGTTAA
- a CDS encoding right-handed parallel beta-helix repeat-containing protein, translating into MKISCMLFPKLLFIGLTGVASLSVHGQQSGSVKRIYISTKGSDRNQGTMGSPYATAEAALRSVEKQKQGKNTPDIEIIFMAGTYQLDKPIELSAGVSGTRRQPLRIKAEEGAQVTLSGAKSLNLKWKQGDHGIWEAKVPRGVNFQSLYANDKHLVRARYPNYDPLVLPFQGYAADALSPERVATWKNPKGGIVHALHAGRWGGFHYQITGKDGLSTVTLEGGQQNNRPSKMHETYRFVENIFEELDTFQEWYLDVEKARLYYMPAKGINPNQLKFVAPQLENLIYLSGSSFRPVHDIEVGGLRFMYTAPTFMKTSEPLLRSDWTIYRQGAVKIEGAENCIFRANDFIALGGNAIFVNNYNRGVKIEGNRIEQIGAGAINFVGDSAAVRSPEFRYEKFSHLTKWIPSKGQKRIITPWTVRQVTI; encoded by the coding sequence ATGAAGATATCTTGTATGTTATTTCCAAAATTATTATTTATTGGCCTTACCGGTGTCGCTTCACTTAGCGTGCATGGGCAACAGTCTGGCTCGGTAAAACGTATTTACATCAGTACAAAAGGAAGTGATAGAAACCAAGGAACCATGGGCAGTCCCTATGCCACAGCTGAAGCCGCACTGCGATCGGTAGAAAAACAGAAACAAGGAAAAAATACACCAGACATCGAAATCATCTTTATGGCGGGCACCTACCAGCTGGATAAACCGATTGAATTGTCTGCCGGGGTATCGGGCACAAGAAGACAACCCTTGCGGATCAAAGCTGAGGAAGGAGCACAAGTTACGCTGAGTGGTGCCAAATCGCTTAACCTCAAATGGAAACAGGGCGATCATGGTATTTGGGAGGCTAAGGTCCCAAGAGGAGTAAACTTCCAAAGTCTATATGCAAATGATAAGCATCTTGTCCGGGCACGTTATCCAAACTACGATCCTTTAGTCTTGCCATTTCAAGGTTATGCTGCAGATGCATTAAGTCCCGAACGTGTAGCAACCTGGAAGAACCCTAAGGGGGGAATTGTACATGCTTTGCATGCTGGTCGCTGGGGAGGGTTCCATTATCAGATTACAGGAAAAGACGGATTATCAACTGTTACACTTGAAGGTGGACAGCAAAATAATCGTCCCAGCAAAATGCACGAGACCTATCGCTTTGTAGAAAATATCTTTGAAGAACTCGATACCTTTCAGGAGTGGTATTTGGATGTGGAGAAGGCACGCTTATATTATATGCCTGCTAAAGGAATTAATCCCAACCAGCTGAAGTTTGTAGCGCCACAATTGGAAAATCTAATCTATCTTTCAGGTTCATCTTTCAGGCCAGTGCATGATATTGAGGTTGGTGGCCTTCGCTTCATGTATACTGCTCCTACCTTTATGAAAACAAGCGAACCACTCTTACGTAGTGATTGGACGATCTATCGACAGGGAGCAGTAAAGATTGAAGGTGCGGAAAACTGTATCTTCCGCGCGAATGATTTTATCGCTTTGGGCGGCAATGCAATATTTGTTAATAATTACAATCGCGGGGTCAAAATCGAAGGCAACCGGATTGAACAGATCGGTGCCGGAGCGATCAATTTTGTAGGAGATTCAGCGGCAGTACGCTCACCGGAATTTCGATATGAAAAATTTTCCCATTTGACCAAATGGATACCATCAAAGGGCCAAAAACGAATAATTACCCCATGGACTGTGAGGCAAGTGACAATCTGA
- a CDS encoding RNA methyltransferase translates to MQKLSMDELQRTDVESFKKQEKTPITIIMDNVRSMHNVGSAFRTADGFAIEKIYLCGITGTPPHREIEKTALGATQSVAWEYHKDTSAVVDQLRTEGYVIIAIEQADDSVMLHQFEPENDKKYALIFGNEVNGVDEDVMEKIDTCIEIPQYGTKHSLNVSVAIGIILWDFIQKRNFN, encoded by the coding sequence ATGCAAAAATTATCGATGGATGAACTTCAACGTACAGATGTTGAATCGTTTAAAAAGCAAGAAAAAACTCCTATCACAATCATTATGGACAATGTACGGAGCATGCATAATGTGGGCTCGGCCTTCCGTACTGCAGACGGATTTGCTATTGAAAAAATATACCTGTGTGGCATTACCGGCACACCTCCTCATCGCGAAATCGAAAAGACGGCCCTCGGGGCTACCCAATCTGTCGCTTGGGAATACCACAAAGATACCTCAGCTGTTGTAGATCAGCTTCGGACAGAAGGCTATGTCATTATTGCCATCGAGCAAGCAGATGATAGTGTTATGTTACATCAGTTTGAACCAGAAAATGACAAAAAGTATGCGCTGATTTTTGGAAATGAGGTCAATGGAGTAGATGAGGATGTCATGGAAAAAATTGATACCTGCATCGAAATCCCCCAATACGGGACTAAACATTCCTTAAATGTATCTGTCGCAATTGGCATTATTCTTTGGGATTTTATCCAAAAACGCAATTTCAATTAA
- a CDS encoding alpha-L-fucosidase: MIKATHCILSLLAMLFMNMGNAQVNYLQESKKDFDERMHWFREAKYGMFIHFGLYSQLGGMYNGDSTKGYAEWIQSEMNIPKATYSELINTWNPKDFNADRIVQLAKDAGMKYIVLTTKHHEGFCLWDSPYTDYDIASTPMKGRDLVRELSIACKKAGIRFGTYYSIIDWHHDSQYVDPNGKGDWGQILIKPEQKAAYIQYMKNQLKELVVKYDTDILWFDGDWVNWWDMAAGEDLYQYLRKLKPTLIINNRVAKRDQFKRDFGTPEQEHPGTLLDYDWEACYTLNNSWGYKKSDNNWKSPTEVNTKLREINEKGGNLLLNIGPDANGNVPAASKEILLKAAAERKKN, encoded by the coding sequence ATGATAAAAGCAACGCATTGTATTCTTTCTCTACTAGCCATGTTGTTTATGAACATGGGAAACGCCCAAGTTAATTATTTGCAGGAATCCAAAAAGGATTTTGATGAACGGATGCATTGGTTTAGGGAAGCAAAGTACGGAATGTTTATTCATTTTGGGCTTTATAGTCAACTTGGAGGGATGTATAATGGGGATTCAACCAAGGGATATGCCGAATGGATACAATCGGAAATGAATATTCCGAAGGCAACATATTCGGAACTGATCAACACCTGGAATCCTAAGGACTTCAATGCGGATCGTATTGTTCAATTGGCTAAGGATGCTGGAATGAAATATATCGTCCTGACGACCAAACATCATGAGGGGTTTTGTCTGTGGGATTCCCCCTATACAGATTATGATATCGCTTCGACGCCAATGAAAGGAAGAGATCTCGTGCGGGAGTTGTCCATAGCTTGTAAGAAAGCTGGGATTAGATTTGGTACCTACTACAGTATTATCGACTGGCATCACGATTCGCAATATGTTGATCCCAATGGTAAAGGCGACTGGGGCCAGATTCTCATTAAGCCGGAACAGAAAGCCGCTTATATTCAATACATGAAAAATCAATTGAAAGAATTGGTTGTTAAGTATGATACTGACATCCTGTGGTTTGATGGGGACTGGGTGAATTGGTGGGATATGGCCGCGGGAGAAGATCTTTATCAATATCTACGCAAATTAAAACCCACTCTAATCATTAATAACCGCGTAGCAAAGCGGGATCAATTTAAGCGTGATTTTGGAACGCCTGAACAAGAACATCCTGGAACGTTACTGGATTACGATTGGGAAGCCTGTTATACCTTGAATAATTCTTGGGGATATAAAAAATCAGATAATAATTGGAAATCTCCTACAGAAGTAAATACTAAGCTGCGCGAGATAAATGAAAAAGGCGGGAATTTGCTGCTCAATATTGGACCTGATGCTAACGGAAATGTGCCGGCTGCCAGTAAAGAAATTTTGTTAAAAGCAGCAGCAGAGCGAAAAAAGAACTAA
- a CDS encoding succinate CoA transferase, with protein MAYERIKVQSLHDKVITAEEAAKLFQNGMVVGSSGFTKAGDSKVVLPALAERAKVYPLKITLITGASLGHGTDGKLAEAGALSKRMPFQVDRILRHKINAGDVLFIDQHLSETAELLHNKNLPQVDIAVLEVAAIESDGSIVPTTSVGNSATFAALAKQVILEVNTAIPVTIKGIHDIYQAEDYPRRNVIPIVAPENKIGRKTIPLDASKVVGIVFTNELDSPADIAEPDTKTTAIAKHILQFFENEVALGHLSESLMPLQAGIGKVANAVLTGFIHSKFRNLTMFSEVLQDSTFDLIDAGKLDFASASSITVSEECYSRVFDHLDRYRDKIVLRPQNISNTPGLIKRLGIIAINTAIEFDIYGNVNSTHTSGTNIMNGIGGSGDFARNAYLSIFVTQAASKGDAISHIVPMVSHVDHTEHDVDILVTDYGLADLRGLAPRERAKVIIANCVHPDYKEQLLDYYNRACERGGHTPHLLEEAFSWHINLREKGTMKKDQ; from the coding sequence ATGGCTTACGAAAGAATAAAAGTTCAAAGCTTACATGATAAAGTGATTACAGCAGAAGAAGCTGCTAAACTATTTCAAAACGGAATGGTCGTTGGGTCGAGTGGTTTTACCAAGGCTGGAGACAGTAAGGTGGTGTTACCTGCCTTGGCTGAACGTGCAAAAGTGTATCCATTGAAAATAACCTTGATTACTGGGGCTTCGTTGGGACACGGAACGGACGGTAAATTGGCGGAAGCGGGAGCATTATCCAAGCGGATGCCCTTTCAGGTGGATCGTATTTTACGTCATAAAATTAATGCTGGAGATGTGTTGTTTATTGATCAGCATCTAAGCGAAACGGCCGAATTGCTGCACAATAAGAATTTGCCTCAGGTGGATATTGCTGTTTTGGAAGTAGCAGCAATAGAATCGGATGGAAGTATTGTTCCAACGACTTCTGTGGGAAATTCGGCAACTTTTGCTGCATTGGCTAAGCAGGTTATTTTGGAAGTCAATACTGCGATACCGGTGACTATTAAAGGAATACATGATATTTATCAAGCCGAAGATTACCCTCGGCGTAATGTTATTCCAATCGTAGCTCCAGAAAATAAAATTGGACGTAAAACTATTCCTTTGGACGCGAGCAAGGTGGTGGGAATTGTGTTTACGAATGAGCTTGATAGCCCTGCCGATATTGCTGAACCGGATACCAAAACAACAGCGATAGCGAAGCATATTTTGCAGTTTTTCGAAAATGAGGTAGCGCTAGGCCATTTGTCAGAAAGCTTGATGCCACTTCAAGCGGGTATTGGAAAAGTAGCTAACGCTGTTCTGACGGGATTTATACATAGTAAGTTCCGTAATCTAACGATGTTTTCTGAAGTGTTGCAAGATAGCACCTTTGACCTTATCGATGCCGGAAAACTGGATTTTGCTTCTGCTTCTTCAATTACTGTTTCCGAAGAGTGTTATTCAAGAGTGTTCGATCATTTGGATCGATACCGTGATAAAATTGTATTGCGCCCACAGAATATTTCCAATACACCTGGACTGATCAAACGTTTGGGGATTATAGCAATTAATACAGCCATAGAGTTTGATATTTATGGAAACGTAAATTCTACCCATACTTCAGGAACAAATATCATGAACGGTATCGGCGGGTCGGGTGACTTTGCACGCAATGCTTATTTGAGCATCTTTGTCACACAGGCGGCCTCTAAAGGAGATGCAATTTCTCATATTGTTCCTATGGTTTCCCATGTGGATCATACCGAACATGATGTCGATATTTTGGTAACAGATTATGGCTTGGCAGATTTACGTGGTTTAGCGCCTCGCGAGCGAGCGAAAGTAATTATAGCGAACTGTGTACATCCCGATTACAAAGAGCAGCTATTAGATTATTATAACCGCGCTTGTGAGAGAGGGGGGCATACACCACATTTGTTAGAAGAGGCTTTTAGCTGGCATATCAACCTTCGTGAAAAAGGAACAATGAAAAAAGACCAATAA
- a CDS encoding DinB family protein, which yields MSLKTLITKSAEYNNWVVNKYINWLADKSDDQLNQEVPSSFPTILKTLNHILQTQEYWWSHIAESNDFDFEKKRATKEEIFEALQRSSAQLVDYIHRLTELDLEKNIKVESPWFQCDFTKYEYIQQLILHGTYHRGQIVTMGRAIGITDAPMTDFNYWNIYKDQQ from the coding sequence ATGAGTTTAAAAACCTTAATCACAAAAAGTGCTGAATATAACAACTGGGTCGTCAATAAATACATCAATTGGTTGGCTGATAAATCAGATGACCAACTTAACCAAGAGGTACCTTCAAGTTTCCCGACCATTTTGAAGACCTTAAATCACATCTTGCAGACACAGGAATATTGGTGGAGCCACATTGCGGAAAGCAATGATTTTGATTTTGAGAAAAAGCGAGCCACAAAAGAAGAAATATTTGAAGCACTACAAAGAAGTTCAGCTCAACTCGTGGATTACATACACAGGCTAACCGAGTTGGATCTTGAAAAAAATATCAAAGTGGAATCACCATGGTTTCAATGCGACTTCACGAAGTATGAATACATACAACAGCTGATCCTCCACGGAACATATCACAGGGGACAGATCGTTACAATGGGCCGAGCTATTGGAATAACGGATGCTCCAATGACAGACTTTAATTATTGGAATATTTATAAAGATCAACAATAG